The following proteins come from a genomic window of Sesamum indicum cultivar Zhongzhi No. 13 linkage group LG10, S_indicum_v1.0, whole genome shotgun sequence:
- the LOC105171327 gene encoding uncharacterized protein LOC105171327 isoform X1, producing the protein MFKAENFQFQVVPFHEVVGVGDIQWPESDVAVGISFHAALNVKWTTQDSLRPFRPSDAEDFLAWARDDKVTHYLRWKTITSREEALIYIQQVAIPHPWRQSICLDNHSIGYISVKPESSNDRHRAHVGYAIGSEYWGQGIVTAALKIAIPIVFEKFPFLVRLEALVEEDNVGSQKVLEKVGFVREGFLRKYGFNKGEIRDMFIYSFLKTDKIAS; encoded by the exons ATGTTCAAAGctgagaattttcaatttcaggtAGTACCATTTCATGAAGTCGTCGGCGTCGGAGATATCCAGTGGCCGGAGAGTGATGTCGCAGTCGGAATATCTTTCCATG CAGCATTAAATGTCAAATGGACTACTCAAGACTCTCTCCGTCCCTTCCGACCGTCTGATGCCGAGGACTTTCTAGCATGGGCAAGAGATGATAAGGTCACTCATTACCTAAGATGGAAGACAATTACATCGAGAGAAGAAGCCTTAATCTACATCCAGCAAGTAGCCATTCCACACCCTTGGCGCCAATCAATTTGCCTTGATAATCATTCCATCGGATACATCTCCGTTAAGCCGGAGTCCAGCAATGACCGACACCGGGCCCACGTGGGTTACGCCATTGGGAGTGAGTATTGGGGTCAAGGGATTGTCACGGCAGCTCTGAAGATCGCTATCCCCATTGTTTTCGAGAAGTTCCCCTTTTTAGTAAGGTTGGAAGCTTTGGTGGAGGAGGACAATGTAGGGTCTCAGAAGGTGTTAGAAAAGGTTGGCTTTGTAAGGGAGGGATTTTTAAGGAAATATGGCTTCAACAAAGGTGAGATCAGAGACATGTTCATTTACAGTTTCTTGAAAACTGATAAAATTGCATCATGA
- the LOC105171327 gene encoding uncharacterized protein LOC105171327 isoform X2, protein MFKAENFQFQVVPFHEVVGVGDIQWPESDVAVGISFHALNVKWTTQDSLRPFRPSDAEDFLAWARDDKVTHYLRWKTITSREEALIYIQQVAIPHPWRQSICLDNHSIGYISVKPESSNDRHRAHVGYAIGSEYWGQGIVTAALKIAIPIVFEKFPFLVRLEALVEEDNVGSQKVLEKVGFVREGFLRKYGFNKGEIRDMFIYSFLKTDKIAS, encoded by the exons ATGTTCAAAGctgagaattttcaatttcaggtAGTACCATTTCATGAAGTCGTCGGCGTCGGAGATATCCAGTGGCCGGAGAGTGATGTCGCAGTCGGAATATCTTTCCATG CATTAAATGTCAAATGGACTACTCAAGACTCTCTCCGTCCCTTCCGACCGTCTGATGCCGAGGACTTTCTAGCATGGGCAAGAGATGATAAGGTCACTCATTACCTAAGATGGAAGACAATTACATCGAGAGAAGAAGCCTTAATCTACATCCAGCAAGTAGCCATTCCACACCCTTGGCGCCAATCAATTTGCCTTGATAATCATTCCATCGGATACATCTCCGTTAAGCCGGAGTCCAGCAATGACCGACACCGGGCCCACGTGGGTTACGCCATTGGGAGTGAGTATTGGGGTCAAGGGATTGTCACGGCAGCTCTGAAGATCGCTATCCCCATTGTTTTCGAGAAGTTCCCCTTTTTAGTAAGGTTGGAAGCTTTGGTGGAGGAGGACAATGTAGGGTCTCAGAAGGTGTTAGAAAAGGTTGGCTTTGTAAGGGAGGGATTTTTAAGGAAATATGGCTTCAACAAAGGTGAGATCAGAGACATGTTCATTTACAGTTTCTTGAAAACTGATAAAATTGCATCATGA
- the LOC105171327 gene encoding uncharacterized protein LOC105171327 isoform X3, with the protein MNLKYSRALIQAQPRALNVKWTTQDSLRPFRPSDAEDFLAWARDDKVTHYLRWKTITSREEALIYIQQVAIPHPWRQSICLDNHSIGYISVKPESSNDRHRAHVGYAIGSEYWGQGIVTAALKIAIPIVFEKFPFLVRLEALVEEDNVGSQKVLEKVGFVREGFLRKYGFNKGEIRDMFIYSFLKTDKIAS; encoded by the exons ATGAATCTAAAGTATTCAAGAGCTTTGATCCAGGCCCAACCCAGAG CATTAAATGTCAAATGGACTACTCAAGACTCTCTCCGTCCCTTCCGACCGTCTGATGCCGAGGACTTTCTAGCATGGGCAAGAGATGATAAGGTCACTCATTACCTAAGATGGAAGACAATTACATCGAGAGAAGAAGCCTTAATCTACATCCAGCAAGTAGCCATTCCACACCCTTGGCGCCAATCAATTTGCCTTGATAATCATTCCATCGGATACATCTCCGTTAAGCCGGAGTCCAGCAATGACCGACACCGGGCCCACGTGGGTTACGCCATTGGGAGTGAGTATTGGGGTCAAGGGATTGTCACGGCAGCTCTGAAGATCGCTATCCCCATTGTTTTCGAGAAGTTCCCCTTTTTAGTAAGGTTGGAAGCTTTGGTGGAGGAGGACAATGTAGGGTCTCAGAAGGTGTTAGAAAAGGTTGGCTTTGTAAGGGAGGGATTTTTAAGGAAATATGGCTTCAACAAAGGTGAGATCAGAGACATGTTCATTTACAGTTTCTTGAAAACTGATAAAATTGCATCATGA
- the LOC105171328 gene encoding uncharacterized protein LOC105171328 has product MDENSAKSEGEEKVQESFNITLRPIALPDVDDFMVWATDDRVTKFCLWDTYTSKEQAVDYIKNQAIPHPWLRAICIGDRVIGTITVDPCSGFGSCRAELGYVLAHKHWGKGIATRAVKMVVSTIFKDWPHLQRLQAVVHVANKGSQRVLEKAGFQREGVLRSYVLFKGKPIDVVMFSTLGNHSSVG; this is encoded by the coding sequence atggatgaaaattcagcaaaatcagaaggagaagaaaaggTTCAAGAATCCTTCAACATAACTCTAAGGCCTATAGCACTACCAGATGTGGATGATTTCATGGTATGGGCTACAGATGATAGGGTCACAAAGTTTTGCCTTTGGGATACTTACACTTCAAAGGAGCAGGCGGTGGACTACATCAAGAACCAAGCGATCCCACATCCATGGCTGAGAGCAATTTGCATTGGAGATCGTGTCATTGGGACGATCACTGTGGACCCGTGTTCCGGCTTTGGTAGCTGCAGAGCTGAGCTTGGTTATGTGCTAGCTCACAAACACTGGGGCAAAGGGATTGCCACAAGAGCAGTCAAAATGGTGGTTTCTACTATTTTCAAAGATTGGCCTCATTTGCAGAGGCTTCAAGCTGTGGTGCATGTAGCGAATAAAGGGTCACAAAGGGTGTTGGAGAAGGCTGGATTTCAGAGGGAAGGTGTTCTGAGGAGTTATGTGTTGTTTAAGGGGAAACCAATAGATGTGGTGATGTTTAGTACTCTGGGCAATCATAGTTCTGTTGGTTGA